AAGCTTCCGGTCACTCAAGATATAATATTCCTCAGGGCCGTAGGTCGAAGCGTGGATATATTCATCCTTCTCAAAATGCTTTTGAATTTCAGTCGGAAAGCTCTCCCTCAGTTTATTTTGGGAAAATTTCACTTTTGCGGCCAAGTCATTTAGCAATTCATTCTTGAATTGTAACGCACCGCATTCGTGGCAGAAACTCTCTCCCTCAAGCATTTCTGATTGGCAGTTAGAGCATTCGATTTGATGCGCTTGTGCCATAATTAAAAGGTTTGATCCACAAAATTTGCAGTTTGAACTGCGGGGCTCAACATCCGCACCGCAGCATGGACACTTGAGGGCTTGAATTTCGTTTAAGGGCCTTGGACTAAGCGGGGCAGCTAGAACGGAAAAATGCTGAGCAACCGCGTATCCACAGCGAGGGCATGCTGCGGCTTTATCTGAAACACTACTGTTGCATTCAGGGCAATCTATAAGGGCCATTTTGGATTTGAGTTGATGGTCTCTTTTAGCGGATCATCTTTCCCTGTAAAGCCTCTAAATGTGCTTTGGATGGCCTTCCGGGTAAACGGTGTTCCTCACCCTTGGGGGCGTTGGTATGAGGTGGGAAAAATCAACTCCTGCAAATTCAATCAATGCCAATTTATCGCGAAGGACTGAGAGTGGAAAGCCATTGCCATACAAGCGGCCCGTTCCTCCTACCGTTTTCCAGCGGCCTAGCCTATCAGCGGCTTCAGAACCAATATCGGCTATTAGGGCAGCATCTCTAAACGTGTGCCGAAAGCAATGGAACGTGCTTTTAGTTTTAGTGCCTTTCGCCTCAAAGGTTTTGTCCAAAAAGCGGCCGAACCATTTGGAAAATGTGCTGGAATAAACACCTGATTTGTCGCGTGGAAGTTCTGGAAAAAGGCTTCCCACGCCGGCCGTTTTGCGTTGATTGACAAAGTCCAGAAAGCCCATTTTTAGAATGGTCGGATGAATAGGCACATGCGTTCTGCTAGTGCTGTTCTTCACCCGTTTATGGTCGGTTTCTTCATCGTCGGATTCATCCGTGATATTGATGATTGGAATGCCTTCCTTTTCGCCAATATCCGCAATTTCAAGCTGACAGGCTTCATTGCATCGGAAGCCCTGAAATAGAGCCAGTAAAGGCACCCAAAAACGACCGCGCTTCAACACGTTTGCTCCTGGCTTGTTCCAGCCATCTAAATCCCCTTCGCAGCCAGTATAAAGGGGAGCATGAAAGATCGTGTTCAGTTCTTCAATGGTGAAGGACTGGCGCTTCGATTTCTCTTCCACAACATAGCGGCTAGCAATGAGGCGGATGCTTGCAGGGTTGTTTTTCACCCATTCCAAGTCCATGGCGTGCCGCCACATCGTAACGACGCGGCCATGATACATCTTGAGCGTCTTTGGCGCGAGCAGTTGAGGGGAAGGAGACTCCGCTTCCAAGGTGATGGCCTCAGCCAGTTTTTTCTTGGGATAACGCTGCTGGCAATTCACCGGGATTTTGTCCACAAAATCAAAGAAGTCCCTCATCTCCTTTTGAGTGATTTTTGATAGCGGAGTGTGGGGGCCAAAGAACTCTCTCAGAGCACGGAATACAGGCACATTCGCTTTGTGGGTGCTTTCAGAAACTCCTCTGTTGTGCTGGTCTTTGTCGAAGTCTTTTAGAAGTTCGTCCACTGTCGCTCCTGCTCCCGTGTCAGGCATAGGAGAAGCGGCATGAATGCCTCTGAATTGAGAATCAAATTCCGCAGGGCTGCCTGAATCCAGATAATGCATGAGGCGATTTGTGTCCTCTATCAAAGCGGCTCTATACCCCCGGAGAAGTGATTGAAACGCATCGCTTTCCTCGGGCAAATTCTCCAGGCCATACAGGCTCAAATGCCGTCTTAAACTGCTGTGCAGGTCGGCAGGCAATGTCTTTTCGTCGCCTCCCTGATAGGCCACTAACGCACGGCTCAAATCCGCCAGCCTATCAAAGCGGTCTTCTTTCTCCTCACCTCGTGAGCCGTCTATAATTTTGGCAGAATACTGCTGGCTGGAAATGAAAGCGCTTATGACGATGGCCCTGATGCGTTCATCACTCAGCACGTCCGGCACCTCAGCGGCAGGAGAAGATTTGCAACTGGTTGCAATTAATCCGTTCTGATGATCGAGCCTCTTTTTGTCGTTCAACTCACGCCGTCGCTTCGCTAGCTCATCCGTCCATATGGCTGAATGGGTAGCCACAAGACCCACGGCCTCCCTGTAGTCGGAAGTGTTGAGGGAGAATTTGACCTCATGCTTTTGAGGCTTGCCGTTCACCATCACTGCCACCCCTGCTCGCAACAGGTCACGGGGGAAGCGCATGCGGAAATAATAGGTGCTTCCGCGTCTCCAAAGGTGCTCCTTGGCGGGCATGGGATCTAGTTGTGATGTATCAGGTTGATGTATCACTTTGCCCATTGGAAACCCTTTATTTGCTTGGATTCGTTGATTTACAAGCCTTTAGTTGAAGGCTGGCGGACAGAGAGGGATTCGAACCCTCGGAACATTTTACTGTTCACACGCTTTCCAGGCGAGCCCGATCGACCACTCTGGCATCTGTCCGTTTACCGTTTGCCTTGTAGGGCAGCGGGCTGTGATCATGACGCCTTCCAGGCCCGGCTGCAAGTTGATTTTCAGAAGAGTTGCAGAACGGGCTGGAAGGCTGGTGAGGGGCGGGGCTTAAAAGGTGTTTGAAATCACCACTTCTTCGTAACTGAGTTGGCCAGGTTTTGGCCAGGCGGGCTGGGTGCCTTTGCCGATGGCGATCATGAAGGAAATGAGGTGATCGTCGGGCAGGTTGATGAGCTTGGCGACGGCGTCGAAGTCAAAGCCGTCCATGGGGCAGGAATCATAGCCCATGGCTTTGGCGGCGAGCATGAGGGTCATGCCGGCGAGGCCGGTGGAGCGCATGCATTCGTCGCGCTGGACTTGTGCACGATCTTGATAATAACCGCCGATGGCGGGGACGAGGATGTCTTGGACGGGCTGGGGCGCGCCTTTCCAGTAGCGGGCGGCATCTTTTTTCCAGGCGTCTTTGTCAGCGCAGAGGATGATGAGTAGGGACGCATCGGTGACCTGGGCCTGATCCCAGGCAACGGTGCGGATCTGCTTGCGCAATTCGGGATCGGTGACGGTGACGAAGCGCCAATGCTGGATGTTGAAGGCAGTGGGGGCCTGCATGGCGGCCTCTAGAAGCTGGCGGATTTCCGCCTCGGTCATCTGGTGAGTAGGGTCGTAGTGCTTGATGGCGCGGCGGGCGGTGATGGCTTCGAGGGTGTTCATGGGGAGGGGTGGAGTCGGAAGTGCTCTAGGGTGAATGATTCGGCTGGCAGGAGAGGGTAGGGGGCAGCCTATTTTTTACAGGATTGACAGGATTTCAGGATTAACAAGATTTGGGTTTATGCCCTGCGGCATTCTGTGCTTTTTGTCAGCCGTTGATCCCGCTCTTTTCTGGATTGTATCAATCGTGAAATCTTGTTAATCCTGTATCCATAGCTCTGCCTGAGCCCTGACTGCTCTGGTCTTTATCTGAGCACTGAGAGCTGGGCACTTTCTTTTGCTAAACGCGCCCTGCGAGGAGCTCGCGCTGGTAGTAGAGCTCCTTGGGCATGTCGTCGTAGAGGTCGAGGTAGAGCTCTTCGGTGCTGAGGAGTTCCTGGCGGAATTCGCGGTGGTCGAAGTGCATGAGCTCGTTCCATTTTTCACGGCTGTAGTCGAGCCCCTGCCAGTTGACCTCGGAGTAGCGGGGCATCCAACCCAGCTCGGTCTCGTGCCCACGGGCTTCGCCACGGCAGCGTTTGACGACCCATTCCAGGACGCGCATGTTTTCGCCAAAGCCGGGCCAGAGGAATTTGCCTTCGGCACTTTTGCGGAACCAGTTCACATGGAAGATGCGAGGCGGTTCGTTGATGTTTTTGCGCATGTGCAGCCAGTGGCCAAAGTAGTCGCCCATATTGTAGCCGCAGAAGGGCAGCATGGCCATGGGATCGCGGCGGACTTTGCCCACGGCACCGGCGGCGGCGGCGGTGGTTTCGCTGCCCATATTGGCCCCGAGGAAGACCCCATGGACCCAGTTGAAGGACTGGAAGACAAGGGGGAAGGTGGTGGCACGGCGGCCGCCGAAGATGATTGCGGAGATGGGGACTCCTTCGGGCTTTTCCCAGTTGGGATCAATGGTGGGGCACTGAGCGGCAGGGGCAGTGAAGCGGCTATTGGGGTGGGCGGCTAAGCGGCCACAGTCAGCTTCCCAGGTTTCACCTCGCCAGTCGGTGAGGTAAGCGGGGATCTCTTGGGTCATGCCCTCCCACCAGACATCGCCATCGTCGGTGAGGGCGACGTTGGTGAAGATGGCGTTTTCTTTGCAGGATGCCATGGCGTTGGGGTTGGAATCCCATGAGGTGCCGGGGGCGACTCCGAAGTAACCCGCCTCGGGATTGGTGGCCCATAGACGGCCATCGGGGCCGGGGCGCAGCCAGGCGATGTCATCTCCCACGACGGTCACTTTCCAGCCCTGCTCCCGATAGGAGGCGGGCGGGACGAGCATGGCGAAGTTGGTCTTGCCACAGGCGCTGGGGAAAGCGGCCGCGACGTAGTTTTTGCGGCCATCGGGTGATTCCACTCCGCAGATGAGCATGTGTTCAGCCATCCAGCCTTCGTCGCGTCCCATGACGCTGGCGATGCGGAGGGCGAGGCATTTTTTGCCCAGCAAGGCATTGCCGCCGTAGCCGCTGCCGTAGCTCCAGATGCTGCGTTCCTCAGGGAAGTGAACGATGTATTTCGTGGCATTGCAGGGCCAAGGGACATCGGCTTCTCCTGCGGCGAGCGGTTTGCCCACGCTGTGCAGGCAGGGGACAAATTCACCGTTCTCACCTAGCTGGTCCAGCACGGCCTGGCCCATGCGGGTCATGATGCGCATGGAAACAGCGACGTAGGGCGAATCCGTGATCTCCACGCCGATCACGGAGAAGGGCGAGCCGAGAGGGCCCATACAGAAAGGCACCACGTACATGGTGCGTCCCTTCATGCAGCCGGTGAAGAGGCTTTTCAGCTTGGCCTTCATCTCGGCTGGGGGCATCCAGTTGTTGGTGGGGCCGGCGTCTATTTTACGAGTGCTGCAGATGTAAGTGCGGTCCTCCACGCGGGCCACGTCGTTAGGGTCTGACCAGGCGAGGTAGGAGTTGGGGCGCTTGGTAGGATTCAGTTTTTTAAAGGTGCCATAGGTCACCAGCAGGCCGCAGAGTTCATCGTATTCAGCCTGAGAGCCATTGCAGATACGGACATTCTCCGGTTGGCAAAGGGCGCGGATCTCTTCGATCCAGGAGGAAAGTTTTGGGTGGGCTATCATATTAGGTTGGGGACAGCCTATCACGCAGGTGCCGTGCCGAAATCGCTTTGTTTGTGTCGTTGTTGCGAGAGAGGGCTTTACTGTGTTTTGTGCAGTCCACGCAGGGTTAAAAGCACGCCGACGACGAAGTGGATGAAAAGGGCGAGGAGCGCCAAGGTAGGCGTGGCAAACCAGGTCCGCACAAAGAGGGTGAGCGGCTCAAAAACGGGCGTGGCTTGCATCGTCTCAATACCGCCAGACCAGCCATAATAGGCCGTGACCAAAGGATGAATGACGCTGCCTAAGACCCGGGGAAAACCGAGCAGAGCACCGCACAGGAAAAGATTCACAAAGGCCAGCGTCCATGCCTGGCTATGGGCTCTTTCTGCCGTGCGGCAATGGGCGGAAATGGCGAGGCAGAGACTGCTGAAGGCGATGCCGGTAAGCGTGAGCAGGAGCATGCGTGGAAAGGCATATCCTGGCAGGCCGCCCGTCAATATTTCCACCGTGAGACCTAACAGAAAGGTTTGCAAAATGACGATGGGGAGGATGAAGCCCAGCTTGCCCAACAAGTAGGCCATGGGGCGCAGGCCACCGACGAGTTCCCGACGATAAAGGGCGCGTTCACCTGCGATCTCACGCGCCCCGGTGCGAACGCCAAAGATCAAGACGAGCAAGATTTGCAGCAGCCAGCCCATGGTGCAGGTGTAGGCGGCAGGCCAGAGAACGGCGGGTGCGGTATTGCCAGAGGTGAGCTCGCTGAGGTAGTGGTCATTCGGCAGGATGAGCAAAGCTGCCACGATGGGAGACAAAACTAAAAGAATGAGTTGGCTGGTCCATTCCCGCTGCGTTCGGCGAAAGAGTGTCCAACGGCGCTGGATGAGGTGCTGGGCCTGGGCCTGGAGGCTGGGCAGTGCCGGGGCCAATGGGGCTGGTGGCTCGGTTTGGGTTTCCGGGGCAGGGGATTGATCGTTGGCGGGAAGGGTGACGCCCTGAGAGTCCACTCCATCGTCTTCTTCATCGGGAGCTTTCAGAGATTCGCCGCTGCTGCCGAGCTTGAAGGCCGCGTAGTAGGAGTCGCGATGCCGCATCCAGGACTCGCCCCAGCGGGCGGCCGGACGTTTGGCGAGGCGCGGGTACAGTTCCTCGATGGCCTGGATGCTGAAGTAATGAGTGACGGCGCGGGAAGGGCCGTGGAAGCAGACGTGGCCTTCATGCAGGATGACCACGGTGTCATAGGCGGCGAGGTTTGCGGCCATCTGGGTGGCGTGGATGACAACGCGGGCGGGATGGTCTGTGGTGACGAATTTTAGCAGGGCCGCCATTTCACTTTGGGACTTCGCGTCGAGGCCATCAGTAAATTCGTCGCAGATGACCAGGGCGGGATCGCTGACGAGAGCGAGGGCTAGTTTTAGCCGACGTTTTTGAGTGGGATTGAGACTGCCAACACGCTGGCTAGCGACATTTTCCAAACCTACACCGACGAGGAGGTGGGAAGCGCGGTCCACTCGCTGTTCTTTCGTCTGTCCGGCCACGCGCAGTAGAAGCGCGCTCATCACGCTTTCACGCACGGTGAGCACGTCAGAGAGCACCTCGTCAGAGGCAGGAACGTAACCGATTTCATTGGGGTGCAGGGCAGCTTGGCCGAGGTCTTTGCCACGAAAAAGCACGGTGCCACCACCCGGATGCTGTAGGCCAGCCAGCAGGTGGAGGAGCGTGCTTTTACCGCTGCCTGTGGCCCCGATCACCGCCAGCAGGTGCCCGGCTGGCACGCTGAAGCTCACATGATCCAGGGCCGTCAAGGCCTCCTTCGCGGGCCGGGTGAAAATGTGGGAGACGCTGATGAGTTCGAGCATGAAGCGATGAAAGCGGAGAACCTGCGGCATACAACCAGCAAAAACGTGACAGCCAGAGCGGGTGCGACTGAGAAGAGACTTGCACAGCAGGGGGCGGCCCGCTCATGCTGGGTTATCTATGCGCCGACTTTCCTTGTTCGTTTTCCTCGTTACCACCACGCTGGCCTCCGCCGTCACGCCTGATGGCAGGCAGAAGCTGGTCCTCATCGCTGGCAAACCTTCGCATCCTCCAGGCATGCACGAATTCCGGGCTGGATCTCTGTTGATCGAAAAATGCCTCAAAGCGGTCCCCGGGCTGGTGGTGGACCGCCACGATATGGGCTGGGTGACCGATGAGGCCACCTTTGCCGATGCCGATGCGGTGGTGATCTATGCGGACGGTGGCAAGGGGCACCCGGCTGTGCAGGGCAACCACTTGGAGACACTGCGCGGGCTGATGGCGCGTGGGGTAGGTTATGGCTGCATGCACTATGGCGTGGAGGTGGTGCCGGAACTGGGAGGGAAAGAATTCCAATCTTGGCTGGGCGGACATTATGAAAACTCCTACTCCTGCAATCCGCTCTGGGAGCCTAGCTTCACCACCTTCCCGGTGCATCCCATCACCCGTGGGGTGAAGCCCTTCAAGATTGAAGATGAGTGGTATTTTAACATGCGGTTCCGCCCTGCTTTTGGGGATGGCATTGCAGCGGCAAAAGATGGAGATACTTCTTTCGTCCCCATCCTAGTGGCCGCTCCATCGGATGCCACTCGCGATGGCCCGTATGTGTACCCTAAAGGGCCGTATCCACACATCCAGGCTCAAAAGGGCGAGGTGGAATCCATGATGTGGGCGGTGGAGCGGCCTGATGGCGGGCGCGGCTTCGGTTTTACCGGGGGACATTTCCACAAAAACTGGGGCAATCCCGAATTTCGCAAAACCATCCTGAATGCCCTTCTGTGGGTGACCAAGGTGGAGGTGCCAGCGGATGGAGTAATATCCACCGTCACGGATGAAGAGCTGGCGCAGAACCTCGACCGCAAGCCTGCTCCAAAGCCCAAAAAGACGGCCATGGAGACGCCAAAGGTCTTTCAGCGGGTGGCCGGGCGCTGAGTGACGCGCATCGGGATGGTGGGGCTTTCCTGGTGAAAAGCTGCAAAATTTTGGTGCCAATCGTGCTAGACTCGCTATCCCTGATCTTCACCCGATGAACACCCTCAGTACTTTCACCACCGGAACCGGCTCCACAGGCAAATATCATTCTCTGCCCGAACTCGAAAAACAGGGCGTGGGCCCGGTTTCGAAATTGCCGATTTCCATCCGAATCGTGCTGGAGTCACTTCTGCGCAATCTAGACGGCAAGAAGGTGACGGTGAAGGATGTGACGAATCTGGCCAACTGGAATGCCAAGAATCCAGGAGACTACGAGATCCCATTCACCGTGGCTCGCATTGTCCTTCAGGACTTCACGGGCGTGCCTCTTTTGGTGGACCTTGCGGCCATGCGCAGTGCCGTGGCGAAGATGGGCAAGAACACAAAGATGATCGAGCCCCTGGTGCCTGTGGATCTGGTGGTGGACCACAGCGTGCAGGTGGACTTTGCCGGTACCCAGGCAGCGCTGAATCAGAACCTAGCTCTTGAGTTTGAGCGCAACCGCGAGCGTTATGAATTCCTGAAATGGGGTGAGCAGGCTTTCGATACTTTTAAGGTGGTGCCTCCTGGCATCGGCATCGTTCACCAGGTGAATTTGGAGTACTTGGCCAAAGGTGTTTTGGAAAAAGACGGTGTGTTTTATCCAGACACACTGGTCGGCACAGACAGCCACACGACCATGATCAACGGCCTGGGCGTGGTGGCCTGGGGCGTGGGCGGCATTGAGGCGGAAGCTGGGATGCTGGGCCAGCCCGTGACCTTCCTGGTGCCTGAAGTGGTGGGTGTTTACCTCACAGGTAGCCTGCGTGAAGGCGTGACAGCGACAGATCTGGCCCTGCATTGCACCCAGATGCTGCGCAAGCACGGCGTGGTGGGCAAGTTCGTTGAATTTTATGGTCCAGGGGCTGAAAGCCTGCCGCTGCCAGACCGCGCGACGATCGCGAATATGGCCCCTGAATACGGGGCCACGATGGGCTTCTTCCCGGTGGATGAAGAGTGCGTCAACTACCTGCGTGGCACAGGCCGCAGCGAAGAGCTTTGCACGACTTTCAAAAACTACTACACGGCCCAGGGTATGTTCGGCATCCCGAAAAAGGGTGAGGTGGAATTCACTAGCGAACTGACTCTGGACCTGGGCGACATTCAGCCTTCCGTGGCTGGCCCGAAACGCCCGCAGGATCGCATCACCGTCGAAGCTCTCAAGAGCACCTGGAATGACATTTTGACCAAGCCAACGCCTCAGGGTTATGGCAAGACCCCTGAACTGGCGGTCGGCGAAGCTCCTGAAGTGCCTGCCACGCTGGACTCCATCCCTGACAATAAGGACTCGGTCTCGAGCGCTTTCGGGGCTCAGGAAGGTGTGGTCACAGAGAGCAGCGACCAAGCTGCCTATCCCCTGTATGAAGTGAGCGTGGACAGCAAAGGTGGTGAAAAAGACGTCATCACTCATGGCAGCGTCCTCATCGCCGCTATCACAAGCTGCACGAACACCAGCAACCCCAGTGTCATGCTGGCCGCTGGTCTTCTGGCCCAGAAAGCCAATGCCAAAGGTCTGACAGTGAAACCAGCGGTGAAAACCAGCCTTGGGCCAGGCAGCCGCGTGGTGACAGATTACCTGAACAAAACTGGCCTCCAGGTCGAGCTCGACAAGCTGGGCTTCCAGACCGTCGGTTACGGTTGCACCACTTGCATCGGCAACTCCGGGCCTCTGGATGCAGGCATTGAAGACGTGGTGAAGGCGGAAGACATCGTCGCTGCCAGCGTGCTTTCCGGCAACCGCAACTTTGAAGCGCGTGTGCACCAGAGCATCAAGGCGAACTTCCTCATGAGCCCCCCGCTCGTGGTGGCCTACGCCATTGCAGGCACGGTGGACATTGACCTGAGCAAGGATGAAATCGTACCCGGCACCGGCATTTACCTGAAAGACATCTGGCCTTCTCTCCAGGAGATCCAGGACGCCCTGAAATCGGCCCTTTCCCCAGACGTCTTCCGCGCTCTCTACACGGACTTTGCTAGCCAGAATCCGAAGTGGAATGAGATCCCTGCTTCCACCGGTCTGGTCTATGGCTGGGACGAGAAGAGCACCTACATCCAGCATCCTCCCTTCTTCGAGGACTTCAGCATGGATCCGAATGACATCCACGAGATCGTCAATGCACGGCCTCTGGGCATCTTCGGTGACAGCGTCACGACGGACCACATCAGCCCTGCGGGTGCTATCAAAAAGACCAGTCCTGCCGGTCGTTTCCTCGGCGAAAACGGCGTGGCTCAGAGTGACTTCAACAGCTACGGTAGCCGCCGCGGCAATGACCGGGTGATGACCCGCGGTACCTTTGCCAACGTGCGCATCAAGAACCTGATGCTGGGTGGCAAGGAAGGTGGCGATACTCTTCTCCAGCCAGCAGGCACGGAGATGAGCATCTACGATGCCGCCATCGCCTACATGGCCGCAGGCACGCCTAGCATCATCATCGGTGGTGAAGACTACGGCATGGGCAGCAGCCGCGACTGGGCCGCCAAGGGAACTCGTCTCCTCGGCGTCAAAGCCGTGATCACGAAATCGTTCGAGCGTATCCACCGCAGCAACTTGGTGGGTATGGGCGTCCTGCCTTGCAACTTCAAGGACAAGGCTGACTACGATAAGGTGAAGGATCTGGCCGATGCCACCTTCAGCATCCTGGGCATCTCCAATGAGACCAAGCCCCAGAGCGAGGCTACCCTGCGCGTGACCAAGGCCGATGGCAGCAGCTTCGATATCCCTCTTGTGGTGCGCATTGATACCCCGGTGGAAATTGATTACTACCGCGCTGGCGGCATCCTGCCGTATGTGCTCGCCCAGATCTTGCGTGCGAATACCTAACCATTGAAGTGCAGACGCCGAGTCTGCCATTCCTTAAAACCCCATGGTCTTTGGACTGTGGGGTTTTTTGCGTTTAGGTGCGAATTTAATCAGGCTCTGCAATGAGATGAAAAGGGGTGCTCAACGTGTGGTCGTGGCTGTTTGATCCACATTTACCATTCCTTCACAATAAACCCGGTCGGCTGACATACAGTCTTTACACACGGGTGGTCTGTTAGCGGTGTGATGACGCTGGTCCGACTGGCGACACACGGCCAAACCAACAAACCAGACCATGAAACCGAACTCCAATCCCCGTCGCTTTCTCCGCACTACGGCCACGCTTGCGCTGCTGAGTGTGGCAGGTGTCTCCCTCGCCCAGCAAGGACCGCCACCCAAGCCTGGCGCTGGCACGCCCCCACAAGGCCGTCCAGGTGATCCCGCCCCCATTCCGCGTGCAGACCCGGGCAAGCCTCCACAGGGAAATCCGCCCCAGCACCCACCGACAGGGAAGCCACAGCCGCCAAAAAATCCAGGAGTTCCACGTCCAGTTGCTTTGCCAGAATCCTTTACCCTGCCTGAGGAGTTTCGCACAGCGGACGGTTCGGCAAACAACGTGGCCAACGCTGAGTGGGGCACGCCTAACAAACCCTTTCGTCGCCTGGTGCCTGCGGATTACGCGGATGGTGTAGAAGCCCCTTCCGGTGCATCTCGTCCCAGCGCTCGGGTGGTGAGCAATGCCGTCGCAGCCCAGACCGCACTGCGGCCGAACCGTCGTGGAGCCAGTGATTTCCTCTGGCAGTGGGGCCAGTTTCTAGATCATGACCTGGATGAAACACCCACCGCCACCCCGGCTGAGGCTTTCCCGATTCCAGTGCCGACAGGTGACGCCCAGTTCGATCCCGCAAGCACGGGCACAGTGACGATGGGACTGAGCCGGAGTGCTTATGAAATGGTTGATGGAGTACGCCAGCAAAAGAGCGCGCTCACAGCCTGGATTGATGCCTCCCAGGTGTATGGATCCGATGCCACCCGTGCGGCGGCTTTGCGGGCCAATGACGGCACGGGACGCCTCAAAGTGAGCACCAGTGCTCATGGAGACTTACTGCCCTTTAATACCGATAATCTGCCCAATATCCCACCTGGGCCATCCTTCTTTGTGACGGGGGACGTGCGGGTGAATGAGCAAGTCGGCTTGATCGCTATCCACACCCTGTTTCTACGTGAGCACAACTGGTGGGCGGATCTCTATCGCGGAGCGAACCCTGAAGCAGCGGATGAGGAAATCTACCAGTTTGCCCGCATGATCGTGGCCGCTGAGATGCAGGCCATCACCTATCGTGAGTTTTTACCCATTTTGTTAGGTCCTGCCGCACTGAAGCCTTATCGGGGTTATCAAACGAATGTAGATCCCACCATTAGCAATGAGTTTGCCACGGCAGCTTATCGCCTGGGACATAGCCTGCTATCACCCACACTGCTGCGCATTGATGCCCAAGGGCAGGAGATTGCCGCAGGTAGCCTCAGCCTGGCGGGTTCCTTCTTCCAGCCTCAGGAGATCAGCCATGAAGGCATTGATGTGATCCTTCGAGGCATGGCTTCCCAACGTGCTCAGGAGCTGGATGAAATGGTGATTGATGACGTGCGAAACTTCTTGTTCGGTGCGCCTGGGGCTGGTGGTTTGGACCTCGCCTCTCTCAATATTCAGCGTGGTCGTGACCATGGGCTGCCAGCTTTGGCGGCGACTCGTCAGGCTCTGGGTTTGAAGCCCATCACCAAGTTTTCCGACGTGAATAAAAGCCCCGAGGTCGCGGCGAAGTTGGATGCCGCTTACGAAAACCCAACCGACATTGATCTCTGGATCGGCGGCCTGGCTGAGGCAGATGTTCCTGGGGCCATGGTGGGGCCTACTTTCCACAGAGTTCTGGCCGATCAGTTCACCCGCCTGCGGGATGGAGATCGCTTCTGGTACCAGGCTTATCTACCTCGTGAAATCGTCCGCTTGGTCGAGCAGCAGACGCTGAGCGTGATCATCCGGCGCAACACAGAAATCCGTGCTGAGGTGGGGCCCAAGGCCTTTCTGGCACCTCCG
This is a stretch of genomic DNA from Prosthecobacter dejongeii. It encodes these proteins:
- a CDS encoding ThuA domain-containing protein: MRRLSLFVFLVTTTLASAVTPDGRQKLVLIAGKPSHPPGMHEFRAGSLLIEKCLKAVPGLVVDRHDMGWVTDEATFADADAVVIYADGGKGHPAVQGNHLETLRGLMARGVGYGCMHYGVEVVPELGGKEFQSWLGGHYENSYSCNPLWEPSFTTFPVHPITRGVKPFKIEDEWYFNMRFRPAFGDGIAAAKDGDTSFVPILVAAPSDATRDGPYVYPKGPYPHIQAQKGEVESMMWAVERPDGGRGFGFTGGHFHKNWGNPEFRKTILNALLWVTKVEVPADGVISTVTDEELAQNLDRKPAPKPKKTAMETPKVFQRVAGR
- the acnA gene encoding aconitate hydratase, which gives rise to MNTLSTFTTGTGSTGKYHSLPELEKQGVGPVSKLPISIRIVLESLLRNLDGKKVTVKDVTNLANWNAKNPGDYEIPFTVARIVLQDFTGVPLLVDLAAMRSAVAKMGKNTKMIEPLVPVDLVVDHSVQVDFAGTQAALNQNLALEFERNRERYEFLKWGEQAFDTFKVVPPGIGIVHQVNLEYLAKGVLEKDGVFYPDTLVGTDSHTTMINGLGVVAWGVGGIEAEAGMLGQPVTFLVPEVVGVYLTGSLREGVTATDLALHCTQMLRKHGVVGKFVEFYGPGAESLPLPDRATIANMAPEYGATMGFFPVDEECVNYLRGTGRSEELCTTFKNYYTAQGMFGIPKKGEVEFTSELTLDLGDIQPSVAGPKRPQDRITVEALKSTWNDILTKPTPQGYGKTPELAVGEAPEVPATLDSIPDNKDSVSSAFGAQEGVVTESSDQAAYPLYEVSVDSKGGEKDVITHGSVLIAAITSCTNTSNPSVMLAAGLLAQKANAKGLTVKPAVKTSLGPGSRVVTDYLNKTGLQVELDKLGFQTVGYGCTTCIGNSGPLDAGIEDVVKAEDIVAASVLSGNRNFEARVHQSIKANFLMSPPLVVAYAIAGTVDIDLSKDEIVPGTGIYLKDIWPSLQEIQDALKSALSPDVFRALYTDFASQNPKWNEIPASTGLVYGWDEKSTYIQHPPFFEDFSMDPNDIHEIVNARPLGIFGDSVTTDHISPAGAIKKTSPAGRFLGENGVAQSDFNSYGSRRGNDRVMTRGTFANVRIKNLMLGGKEGGDTLLQPAGTEMSIYDAAIAYMAAGTPSIIIGGEDYGMGSSRDWAAKGTRLLGVKAVITKSFERIHRSNLVGMGVLPCNFKDKADYDKVKDLADATFSILGISNETKPQSEATLRVTKADGSSFDIPLVVRIDTPVEIDYYRAGGILPYVLAQILRANT
- a CDS encoding peroxidase family protein; protein product: MKPNSNPRRFLRTTATLALLSVAGVSLAQQGPPPKPGAGTPPQGRPGDPAPIPRADPGKPPQGNPPQHPPTGKPQPPKNPGVPRPVALPESFTLPEEFRTADGSANNVANAEWGTPNKPFRRLVPADYADGVEAPSGASRPSARVVSNAVAAQTALRPNRRGASDFLWQWGQFLDHDLDETPTATPAEAFPIPVPTGDAQFDPASTGTVTMGLSRSAYEMVDGVRQQKSALTAWIDASQVYGSDATRAAALRANDGTGRLKVSTSAHGDLLPFNTDNLPNIPPGPSFFVTGDVRVNEQVGLIAIHTLFLREHNWWADLYRGANPEAADEEIYQFARMIVAAEMQAITYREFLPILLGPAALKPYRGYQTNVDPTISNEFATAAYRLGHSLLSPTLLRIDAQGQEIAAGSLSLAGSFFQPQEISHEGIDVILRGMASQRAQELDEMVIDDVRNFLFGAPGAGGLDLASLNIQRGRDHGLPALAATRQALGLKPITKFSDVNKSPEVAAKLDAAYENPTDIDLWIGGLAEADVPGAMVGPTFHRVLADQFTRLRDGDRFWYQAYLPREIVRLVEQQTLSVIIRRNTEIRAEVGPKAFLAPPPKKK